In the genome of Oxalobacter aliiformigenes, one region contains:
- a CDS encoding alpha/beta hydrolase yields the protein MNNTYLQYSQTDTGDNPETSIIWMHGLGDHGSSFIPLVREFDLTGCPPIRFIFPHAPERPITANAGYPMRAWFDIYNGFDDADMEDSEGVAESQRLITGLIEQEKKRGVPSDRILLAGFSQGCAMALYTGLCYPEKLAGIIGLSGYMPLIYSFPDDRNPVNQNTPIFMAHGTQDEVVPFSRGEDTMKLLTSLGYNVNWNAYQMSHTMSMTEVIDLGAWLRQLLAT from the coding sequence ATGAACAATACGTATCTTCAGTACAGCCAGACCGATACCGGAGACAACCCGGAAACCAGTATCATCTGGATGCATGGTCTTGGCGATCACGGTTCGAGCTTCATCCCGCTGGTCCGTGAATTCGATCTCACCGGCTGTCCCCCCATCCGTTTCATTTTCCCCCATGCTCCCGAACGTCCCATCACCGCCAATGCAGGATATCCCATGCGGGCATGGTTCGATATCTATAACGGTTTCGATGATGCCGACATGGAAGATTCGGAAGGCGTTGCCGAATCGCAAAGACTGATTACCGGACTGATCGAACAGGAAAAAAAACGTGGCGTTCCATCCGACCGTATCCTTCTTGCCGGATTTTCGCAAGGATGTGCCATGGCGCTTTATACCGGACTGTGTTATCCGGAAAAACTGGCCGGTATCATCGGACTGTCAGGATACATGCCGCTGATTTATTCTTTCCCTGACGACCGGAACCCCGTCAATCAGAACACGCCGATATTCATGGCCCACGGAACCCAGGATGAAGTCGTCCCCTTTTCGAGAGGCGAAGACACCATGAAATTGCTGACCTCGCTGGGCTACAACGTCAACTGGAACGCTTACCAGATGTCCCACACCATGTCGATGACAGAAGTCATCGATCTCGGTGCATGGCTGAGACAACTGCTGGCAACCTGA